One window of Hymenobacter sp. BRD128 genomic DNA carries:
- a CDS encoding cytidine deaminase → MAASSIDSITTRRELALHYHELASPDQLTPAERQVWEAARAATAHSYAPYSHFHVGAALLLADGSLVQGTNQENAAYPSGLCAERTALFGLAGNRPGPPPLIVGMAVAGRPAQGEFGPALPCGACRQVMLEYEVRQGQPIWLLLPSVSGTVLRFERLADLLPFHFSADALPPQA, encoded by the coding sequence ATGGCCGCTTCTTCCATCGACTCCATCACTACCCGCCGCGAGCTGGCGCTGCACTACCACGAGCTAGCCAGCCCCGACCAGCTCACGCCCGCCGAGCGCCAGGTGTGGGAGGCCGCCCGGGCCGCCACGGCCCATTCCTACGCGCCGTACTCGCATTTTCACGTGGGCGCCGCGCTACTGCTGGCCGATGGCAGCCTCGTGCAGGGCACTAATCAGGAGAATGCGGCTTATCCTTCAGGCCTGTGCGCCGAGCGCACGGCGCTGTTTGGGCTAGCCGGCAATCGGCCCGGCCCGCCGCCGCTCATCGTGGGCATGGCCGTGGCCGGCCGGCCGGCCCAAGGCGAGTTTGGCCCCGCCCTGCCCTGCGGCGCCTGCCGCCAGGTAATGCTCGAATACGAGGTGCGCCAGGGCCAGCCCATCTGGCTGTTACTACCCAGCGTGAGCGGCACCGTGCTACGATTCGAGCGCCTGGCCGATTTGCTGCCCTTCCATTTCTCGGCCGATGCGCTGCCGCCCCAGGCGTAA